CCGAGCTTATATTAAGCTCGGATATTTTTGTTAGTAGCCTGGTTGCAAGGTGAGCGCCGACTCACATCAAGTGATGTCGGCGGTAGCTAACCCCTTATCTCAATCCCTTAATAAAGACTCCCCTCAACAACGGCGATGATGTTTAAATTACATCATGCCGCCCATGCCACCCATTCCGCCCATGCCACCCATATCTGGCATGCCACCACTTTCTTTTTGCGGTAGGTCAGTGACCATGGCTTCGGTGGTGATCATCAAGCCTGCCACCGATGCGGCAAACTGTAATGCAGAACGTGTTACTTTAGTGGGGTCTAAGATACCCATCTCTAGCATATCGCCATAGCTGTCGTTACTGGCGTTATAACCGAAGTTACCGCTACCATCTTTTACTTTTGATACCACAACCGAGGCTTCTTCACCGGCGTTAGTAACAATTTGGCGCAGTGGAGACTCCATGGCGCGCAGTGCCACTTTAATACCAACGTTTTGGTCTTCGTTATCACCTAGCAACTCTTGTAGCTGAGAAGCGGCACGTACCAGAGCTACACCACCACCGGGTACTACCCCTTCTTCAACGGCGGCGCGAGTGGCATGTAACGCATCATCAACGCGAGTTTTCTTCTCTTTCATTTCCATTTCAGTGGCGGCGCCCACCTTAATTACCGCGACACCACCGGCTAACTTAGCCACCCGCTCTTGTAACTTCTCTTTGTCGTAATCAGAGCTTGAGTCTTCAATTTGCTGACGAATTTGGGCAACACGCGCTTCAATAGCAGCCACTTCACCCACGCCATCAATAATGGTGGTGTTATCTTTACTGATCACCACTCGCTTAGCACGGCCTAAGTCTTCTAGGGTGGCTTTTTCCAGCTCCAGACCCACTTCTTCAGAAATGACGGTACCACCGGTTAAAATAGCAATGTCTTGCAACATGGCTTTACGGCGATCACCAAAACCTGGGGCTTTAACAGCCGCTACTTTCACAATGCCGCGCATGTTGTTAACCACTAGGGTTGCCAGTGCTTCGCCTTCTACGTCTTCAGCAATCAGCAATAGTGGCTTAGACTGCTTAGCCACACCTTCAAGGGTGGGTAACAATTCGCGAATATTAGAGACTTTCTTATCTACCAACAAAATAAAGGCATCGTCTAATTCAACGGTACCGGTTTCTTGTTTGTTGATGAAATAAGGAGACAGGTAGCCACGATCAAACTGCATGCCTTCCACTACATCCAGCTCATCTTGTAGGCCTTGACCTTCTTCTACGGTGATCACCCCATCTGTGCCCACTTTTTCCATGGCTTCAGCAATTAAGGCGCCCACAGTTTCATCGGCGTTGGCAGAGATAGTGCCTACCTGCGCAATGGCTTTGGTGTCTTTACAAGGTACAGACAGCGCTTTTAATTCTTCTACGGCTTGGCGCACGGCTTTATCGATACCGCGCTTAAGATCCATGGGATTCATGCCCGCAGCCACGGCCTTTAAGCCTTCATTCACAATAGACTGCGCTAATACGGTTGCAGTAGTAGTACCGTCACCGGCTTCATCGTTTGCCTTAGACGCCACTTCTTTAACCATTTGCGCGCCCATGTTCTCAAACTTATCTTCCAGCTCGATCTCTTTTGCCACCGACACGCCATCTTTGGTGATCGCAGGAGCACCAAATGACTTGTCCAGTACCACGTTGCGCCCTTTAGGACCCAGCGTTACTTTTACTGCATCGGCCAAAATATTTACACCCGCCAGCATTTTGATGCGGGCGTCATTACCAAATTTTACGTCTTTAGCAGCCATTATTTATCTTCCTTAAACGAATAGATTAAAGTGGAAAAACTGTTGATTACTCAACAATCGCCAGAATGTCATTTTCAGACAAGATCAACACTTCTTGACCGTCTAGCTTTTCGGTTTTAACGCCGTAGCCTTCATTGAAAATAACCTGATCACCCACCTTAACGGACATGGCTTTTACTTCACCGCTGTCCAGTACGCGGCCATTACCTACGGCTAACACTTCGCCTCGAGTAGACTTCTCAGCGGCGGAACCCGTTAACACTATACCTCCGGCAGACTTGGTCTCGGCTTCGGTACGTTTGATAATAACGCGATCATGTAATGGACGAATCTTCATCAATAACTCTCCTGATGAGTAATGTTACTTAGTGACATACACGGCCGACGGCCGCAAACTGTTAGACTGCTTTACTATATGGGAGCATTTTTTTTTGCTTCAAGGGCAGACCATAAATTTTTTTCTTTGGCTTAGGTTCTTAATACGCCCAACCGCACACCGGCCAATCTTTATTGAAGAGATCCATTGTGGCTTCATCAAATCTATTGCTCACCGCGCCCATTGGCCGCCAGTTGGCCAAAATGGCCGGCCCCATGGCACTGGGCATTATCGCTATTCAAGCCTTTAACTTGGTGGATATTTTCTTTATTGGCTTATTAGGCACCGATGCCTTAGCTGCCATTAGCTTTACCTTTCCGGTGACCTTCGTCGTAATCTCTTTGGCCATGGGCTTAGGAGCGGGCTTATCGGCGTGCATGGGGCAAGCCTTAGGACGGGGTG
This genomic window from Oceanisphaera avium contains:
- the groL gene encoding chaperonin GroEL (60 kDa chaperone family; promotes refolding of misfolded polypeptides especially under stressful conditions; forms two stacked rings of heptamers to form a barrel-shaped 14mer; ends can be capped by GroES; misfolded proteins enter the barrel where they are refolded when GroES binds), which translates into the protein MAAKDVKFGNDARIKMLAGVNILADAVKVTLGPKGRNVVLDKSFGAPAITKDGVSVAKEIELEDKFENMGAQMVKEVASKANDEAGDGTTTATVLAQSIVNEGLKAVAAGMNPMDLKRGIDKAVRQAVEELKALSVPCKDTKAIAQVGTISANADETVGALIAEAMEKVGTDGVITVEEGQGLQDELDVVEGMQFDRGYLSPYFINKQETGTVELDDAFILLVDKKVSNIRELLPTLEGVAKQSKPLLLIAEDVEGEALATLVVNNMRGIVKVAAVKAPGFGDRRKAMLQDIAILTGGTVISEEVGLELEKATLEDLGRAKRVVISKDNTTIIDGVGEVAAIEARVAQIRQQIEDSSSDYDKEKLQERVAKLAGGVAVIKVGAATEMEMKEKKTRVDDALHATRAAVEEGVVPGGGVALVRAASQLQELLGDNEDQNVGIKVALRAMESPLRQIVTNAGEEASVVVSKVKDGSGNFGYNASNDSYGDMLEMGILDPTKVTRSALQFAASVAGLMITTEAMVTDLPQKESGGMPDMGGMGGMGGMGGMM
- a CDS encoding co-chaperone GroES, translated to MKIRPLHDRVIIKRTEAETKSAGGIVLTGSAAEKSTRGEVLAVGNGRVLDSGEVKAMSVKVGDQVIFNEGYGVKTEKLDGQEVLILSENDILAIVE